One window from the genome of Diospyros lotus cultivar Yz01 chromosome 11, ASM1463336v1, whole genome shotgun sequence encodes:
- the LOC127813666 gene encoding probable lysophospholipase BODYGUARD 3: protein MSWQRPCESRPLLVSHSLSLNLQSLIWTPMEVMASSRSVLALTGRVINEVLSFIVFSLLDLVDILLCYAYKAADFLIEAEWRPCYCSSAKEPITSSGKILVSEQGEPKIVCLTNSSKLQLEEISDTLYTRPSLVSEVKSTVHELKRQKLEGSAAAAVHGSEKTKRGSLRSAFTINSTIVEMLQGKIGGRQSHPIPRWSDCDCKTCTSWTSSSKETLFVHADGAKDNMREDVLFIHGFISSSAFWTETLFPNFSSSAKSTYRLFAVDLLGFGRSPKPTDSLYTLREHVDMIERSVLEPYSVKSFHIVAHSLGCILALALAVKHPKSVKSLTLLAPPYFRVPKGEQATQYLMRKLAPRRVWPLIAFGASIACWYEHLSRTVCLLICKNHRLWEFLTKLVTRNRIRTFLIEGFCCHTHNAAWHTLHNIICGTAGKIDGYLDKVKNHLKCSVTIIHGRDDELIPVECSYNVQSRIPRANVKVFENKDHITIVVGRQKAFARELEQIWKNSAAGGK from the exons ATGTCCTGGCAACGTCCTTGTGAATCTCGCCCTCTCTTGGTTTCCCACTCTCTCAGCTTAAATCTTCAGAGTTTAATTTGGACTCCAATGGAAGTGATGGCGAGCTCGAGATCGGTTCTGGCCTTGACGGGCCGAGTGATCAACGAGGTTTTGAGCTTCATTGTGTTCTCTCTTCTCGACCTCGTCGATATTCTGCTCTGCTACGCCTACAAAGCCGCCGATTTCCTGATCGAGGCCGAGTGGAGGCCTTGCTACTGCTCGTCGGCGAAAGAGCCCATCACCAGCAGCGGCAAGATCTTGGTGTCGGAGCAAGGCGAGCCGAAGATCGTTTGCCTCACCAACTCCAGCAAGCTGCAGCTTGAGGAGATCTCCGACACGCTCTACACTCGGCCTTCTCTGGTCTCCGAGGTGAAATCCACCGTTCACGAGCTTAAACGCCAGAAGCTGGAAGGCTCCGCCGCGGCCGCCGTTCATGGCTCCGAGAAGACCAAGAGAGGCTCGCTTCGATCCGCATTCACCATTAACTCCACCATCGTCGAAATGCTGCAAGGCAAGATCGGCGGCCGCCAATCTCACCCCATTCCTAGATGGTCCGATTGTGACTGCAAAACTTGCACTTCTTGGACCTCCTCTTCCAAAGAAACTCTCTTTGTCCATGCTGATGGAGCCAAGG ATAACATGAGAGAAGATGTGCTGTTCATTCATGGGTTTATCTCATCATCGGCATTTTGGACTGAGACATTGTTTCCGAACTTCTCCTCCTCTGCAAAATCAACGTATCGGCTATTCGCGGTGGATCTTCTTGGATTCGGGCGAAGTCCCAAGCCAACTGACTCGCTGTACACGCTACGGGAGCACGTTGACATGATCGAACGCTCGGTTCTTGAGCCGTACTCGGTCAAGTCATTCCACATAGTGGCACATTCACTCGGCTGcatcctcgccctcgcccttgcagTTAAACACCCCAAATCAGTCAAGTCCCTAACCTTACTTGCTCCA CCATATTTTCGGGTGCCAAAGGGTGAGCAAGCCACACAGTACTTGATGAGGAAGCTGGCTCCAAGAAGGGTGTGGCCACTGATCGCCTTTGGGGCGTCAATAGCTTGCTGGTATGAGCATCTAAGCCGGACGGTTTGCCTCCTAATTTGCAAAAACCACCGCCTCTGGGAGTTTCTCACCAAACTGGTGACCCGAAACAG GATAAGGACGTTCCTGATAGAAGGTTTCTGTTGCCACACCCACAACGCCGCGTGGCACACCCTCCACAACATCATCTGTGGAACCGCCGGGAAAATCGACGGTTACTTGGACAAAGTGAAGAACCATCTCAAGTGCAGCGTTACCATAATCCATGGACGAGACGATGAACTGATCCCGGTGGAATGCAGCTACAACGTGCAATCTAGGATTCCCCGAGCCAACGTTAAAGTTTTCGAGAACAAAGATCACATCACCATTGTTGTCGGGCGGCAGAAGGCCTTCGCCAGAGAGCTCGAACAAATCTGGAAGAATTCTGCCGCCGGCGGCAAATAA